A window of the Streptomyces sp. JB150 genome harbors these coding sequences:
- a CDS encoding CaiB/BaiF CoA-transferase family protein, with product MTTATTASRGPLSGVRVIELAGIGPGPFAAMLLADLGADVVRVDRPGGPGLGIDPASDVTNRNKRSVIVDLKAPGGPGLVLDLAARADVLIEGYRPGVAERLGVGPKACHARNPRLVYGRMTGWGQDGPLAHRAGHDIAYLALTGTLGMIGAPGEPPAVPANLLGDYAGGSLYLVVGVLAALHHARAAGTGQVVDAAIVDGAAHLSAMIHGMLAAGGWQDRRGANLLDGGCPFYGTYETADGQYMAVGALERRFYDEFMTLLGIPEQAPARDDPARWPRLREAVAARFRSRTRDEWTAVFEGSDACVAPVLSLREAPHHPHLAARSTFTGYGGITQPAPAPRFSATPTAVRTGPARPGADTASVARDWEVPGLHPPRTGPAPSTPEPPRTPEPPSTPEPPRAHPHRKAPS from the coding sequence ATGACCACGGCCACGACGGCATCGCGCGGACCGCTCTCCGGCGTCCGGGTGATCGAGCTGGCCGGCATCGGCCCCGGACCCTTCGCCGCCATGCTCCTCGCCGACCTGGGCGCCGACGTGGTCCGCGTGGACCGCCCCGGCGGCCCCGGACTCGGCATCGACCCGGCGTCCGACGTCACCAACCGCAACAAGCGCTCCGTGATCGTCGACCTGAAGGCCCCCGGCGGCCCCGGCCTGGTCCTCGACCTCGCCGCCCGCGCCGACGTCCTCATCGAGGGCTACCGCCCGGGCGTTGCCGAACGGCTCGGCGTCGGCCCCAAGGCCTGCCACGCCCGCAACCCGCGCCTCGTCTACGGCCGGATGACCGGCTGGGGCCAGGACGGCCCGCTCGCCCACCGCGCGGGCCACGACATCGCGTATCTCGCGCTCACCGGCACCCTCGGCATGATCGGCGCCCCCGGCGAACCGCCCGCCGTGCCCGCCAACCTCCTCGGCGACTACGCGGGCGGCTCCCTCTACCTCGTCGTCGGCGTCCTCGCCGCCCTCCACCATGCCCGCGCCGCCGGCACCGGACAGGTGGTCGACGCGGCCATCGTCGACGGCGCCGCGCACCTGTCCGCGATGATCCACGGCATGCTGGCCGCCGGCGGCTGGCAGGACCGCCGCGGCGCCAACCTCCTCGACGGCGGCTGCCCCTTCTACGGCACCTACGAGACCGCCGACGGGCAGTACATGGCCGTCGGCGCGCTGGAGCGGCGGTTCTACGACGAGTTCATGACCCTCCTCGGCATCCCGGAGCAGGCCCCCGCCCGCGACGACCCCGCCCGCTGGCCGCGGCTGCGCGAAGCCGTCGCCGCCCGCTTCAGGTCCCGTACGCGGGACGAGTGGACGGCCGTCTTCGAGGGCTCCGACGCGTGCGTGGCGCCCGTGCTGTCCCTGCGCGAGGCCCCGCACCACCCGCACCTCGCCGCGCGGTCCACCTTCACCGGTTACGGCGGCATCACCCAGCCCGCGCCCGCCCCCCGCTTCTCCGCGACGCCCACGGCCGTCCGCACCGGCCCGGCCCGCCCCGGCGCCGACACGGCCTCCGTGGCCCGAGACTGGGAGGTACCCGGACTCCACCCGCCGCGGACCGGGCCCGCGCCCAGCACCCCCGAGCCGCCCCGCACTCCCGAGCCACCGAGCACCCCCGAGCCGCCCCGAGCCCACCCTCACCGAAAGGCCCCCTCGTGA
- a CDS encoding saccharopine dehydrogenase NADP-binding domain-containing protein, with translation MSRLKRADRPYDIVLFGATGFVGTLTAEYLAAHAPEGLRWAVAGRSEEKLRRLCERLRERQPGDAEIGVLVADVADPASLRRLAEHARVVATTVGPYVTYGEELVAACADTGADYLDLTGEPEFVDLMYVRHDARARETGARLVHACGFDSVPHDLGVYFTVRQLPEGVPLTVDGFVRADAAFSGGTFASALNQFARGRQMIAAARDRRRHEPRLVGRRAVTPTGGPRYAPEVGAWALPLPTIDPQIVRRSAKALERYGPDFRYRHYAAVRRLPVAVGGVAAVGALFAAAQVPPARRWLSDRVKPGDGPSAEKRARSWFSVRFVGEGAGRRVYTEVAGGDPGYDETAKIFAEAALCLASDDLPPASGQVTTAVAMGDALTERLRAAGITFRVAARR, from the coding sequence ATGAGCAGGCTGAAAAGGGCGGACCGTCCGTACGACATCGTGCTCTTCGGGGCGACCGGGTTCGTCGGGACGCTCACCGCGGAGTACCTGGCCGCGCACGCGCCCGAGGGGCTGCGCTGGGCGGTCGCGGGCCGCAGCGAGGAGAAGCTGCGGCGGCTGTGCGAACGACTGCGCGAACGGCAGCCCGGCGACGCGGAGATCGGCGTCCTGGTGGCGGACGTCGCCGATCCCGCCTCGCTGCGCCGGCTCGCGGAGCACGCGCGCGTGGTGGCCACGACGGTCGGGCCGTACGTGACGTACGGCGAGGAACTGGTCGCGGCCTGCGCGGACACCGGCGCGGACTATCTCGACCTGACCGGCGAGCCGGAGTTCGTGGACCTGATGTACGTCCGGCACGACGCACGCGCGCGGGAGACCGGCGCGCGGCTGGTGCACGCGTGCGGCTTCGACTCGGTGCCGCACGATCTGGGGGTGTACTTCACGGTCCGGCAGCTGCCGGAGGGGGTGCCGCTGACCGTGGACGGGTTCGTGCGGGCGGACGCGGCCTTCTCCGGCGGCACGTTCGCCTCCGCGCTGAACCAGTTCGCGCGCGGCCGGCAGATGATCGCCGCCGCGCGGGACCGCCGCCGGCACGAGCCGCGGCTGGTGGGGCGCCGCGCGGTCACGCCGACGGGCGGTCCGCGGTACGCGCCGGAGGTCGGCGCCTGGGCACTGCCGCTGCCGACGATCGATCCGCAGATCGTGCGGCGTTCGGCCAAGGCCCTGGAGCGTTACGGACCCGACTTCCGCTACCGGCACTACGCCGCCGTGCGCCGGCTGCCGGTCGCGGTCGGCGGGGTGGCGGCCGTCGGCGCGCTGTTCGCGGCGGCTCAGGTGCCGCCCGCGCGGCGCTGGCTGTCCGACCGGGTCAAGCCGGGCGACGGGCCGAGCGCCGAGAAGCGGGCGCGGAGCTGGTTCTCGGTGCGCTTCGTCGGCGAGGGCGCCGGCCGGCGGGTGTACACCGAGGTCGCGGGCGGTGACCCCGGCTACGACGAAACGGCGAAGATCTTCGCCGAGGCGGCGCTGTGCCTCGCCTCGGACGACCTGCCGCCGGCCTCCGGCCAGGTCACCACGGCGGTCGCGATGGGCGACGCGCTGACCGAGCGGCTGCGGGCGGCGGGCATCACGTTCCGGGTGGCGGCACGGCGCTGA
- a CDS encoding 3-hydroxyacyl-CoA dehydrogenase NAD-binding domain-containing protein, with translation MTESTTIRWEQDDTGVVTLVLDDPNQSANTMNQAFRDSLAAITDRLEAEKDSLRGVIVTSAKKTFFAGGDLRDLIRVTPETAQELFDGGMAIKRNLRRIETLGKPVVAAMNGAALGGGFEIALACHHRIALDAPGSKIGCPEVTLGLLPGGGGVVRTVRLLGIADALLKVLLQGTQYSPRRALENGLVHEVAATREEMLAKARAFIDAHPESQQPWDRPGYRIPGGTPAHPKFAANLPAFPANLRKQTGGAPYPAPRNILAAAVEGSQVDFETAQVIEARYFVELAAGQISKNMIQAFFFDLQAVNSGANRPKGVEPRQVRKVAVLGAGMMGAGIAYSCARAGIDVVLKDVSLEAALKGKGYSEKLCAKAVSRGRTTREKADALLARITPTADVQDLAGCDAVIEAVFEDTALKHKVFQEIEQIVAPDALLCSNTSTLPITTLAEGVERQADFIGLHFFSPVDKMPLVEIIKGARTGEEALARAFDLVRQINKTPIVVNDSRGFFTSRVIGHFINEGVAMVGEGIEPASVEQAAAQAGYPAKVLSLMDELTLTLPRKIRNETKRAVEEAGGTWTPHPAEAVIDRMVDEFGRTGRSGGAGFYDYDDSGKRTGLWPGLREHFTQPGHTIPFEDMRERMLFSEALDTVRLLEEGVLTSVADANIGSIFGIGFPGWTGGVLQYINGYEGGLPGFVARARELAERYGERFTPPALLVEKAEKGERFTD, from the coding sequence ATGACCGAGAGCACCACGATCCGCTGGGAACAGGACGACACCGGTGTCGTCACCCTCGTCCTCGACGACCCGAACCAGTCCGCGAACACCATGAACCAGGCGTTCCGCGACTCCCTCGCCGCGATCACCGACCGCCTGGAGGCCGAGAAGGACTCCCTCCGCGGCGTCATCGTCACCTCCGCGAAGAAGACCTTCTTCGCCGGCGGCGACCTGCGCGACCTGATCCGCGTCACCCCGGAGACCGCCCAGGAGCTGTTCGACGGCGGCATGGCGATCAAGCGGAACCTGCGCCGCATCGAGACCCTGGGCAAGCCGGTCGTCGCCGCGATGAACGGCGCGGCCCTCGGCGGCGGCTTCGAGATCGCCCTCGCCTGCCACCACCGGATCGCCCTCGACGCCCCCGGCTCCAAGATCGGCTGCCCCGAGGTCACCCTCGGCCTGCTCCCCGGCGGCGGCGGAGTCGTCCGCACCGTCCGGCTGCTCGGCATCGCCGACGCCCTGCTGAAGGTGCTGCTCCAGGGCACCCAGTACAGCCCCCGGCGCGCCCTGGAGAACGGCCTGGTGCACGAGGTGGCCGCGACGCGGGAGGAGATGCTGGCCAAGGCCCGCGCCTTCATCGACGCCCACCCCGAGTCCCAGCAGCCCTGGGACAGGCCCGGCTACCGCATCCCCGGCGGCACCCCCGCCCACCCGAAGTTCGCCGCCAACCTCCCGGCCTTCCCGGCCAACCTGCGCAAGCAGACCGGCGGCGCCCCCTACCCGGCCCCGCGCAACATCCTCGCCGCGGCCGTCGAGGGCTCCCAGGTCGACTTCGAGACCGCCCAGGTCATCGAGGCCCGCTACTTCGTGGAACTGGCCGCCGGGCAGATCTCGAAGAACATGATCCAGGCGTTCTTCTTCGACCTCCAGGCCGTCAACTCCGGCGCCAACCGCCCCAAGGGCGTCGAACCGCGCCAGGTCCGCAAGGTCGCCGTGCTCGGCGCGGGCATGATGGGCGCCGGCATCGCCTACTCGTGCGCCCGCGCGGGCATCGACGTCGTCCTGAAGGACGTCTCCCTGGAGGCCGCCCTCAAGGGCAAGGGCTACTCGGAGAAGCTATGCGCCAAGGCCGTCTCCCGCGGCCGTACCACCCGGGAGAAGGCGGACGCGCTGCTCGCCCGCATCACGCCCACCGCCGACGTGCAGGACCTGGCGGGCTGCGACGCGGTCATCGAGGCGGTCTTCGAGGACACCGCCCTGAAGCACAAGGTGTTCCAGGAGATCGAGCAGATCGTCGCCCCGGACGCCCTGCTGTGCTCCAACACCTCCACCCTGCCCATCACCACCCTCGCCGAGGGCGTCGAACGCCAGGCCGACTTCATCGGGCTGCACTTCTTCTCGCCGGTCGACAAGATGCCGCTCGTCGAGATCATCAAGGGCGCGCGCACCGGCGAGGAGGCGCTGGCCCGCGCCTTCGACCTGGTCCGGCAGATCAACAAGACGCCGATCGTGGTCAACGACTCGCGCGGCTTCTTCACCTCCCGCGTGATCGGCCACTTCATCAACGAGGGCGTCGCGATGGTCGGCGAGGGCATCGAGCCCGCGTCCGTCGAGCAGGCCGCCGCCCAGGCGGGCTACCCGGCCAAGGTGCTGTCCCTGATGGACGAACTGACCCTGACCCTGCCCCGCAAGATCCGCAACGAGACGAAGCGGGCCGTCGAGGAGGCGGGCGGCACCTGGACCCCGCACCCGGCGGAGGCCGTCATCGACCGCATGGTCGACGAGTTCGGCCGCACCGGCCGCAGCGGCGGCGCCGGCTTCTACGACTACGACGACAGCGGCAAGCGCACGGGCCTGTGGCCGGGCCTGCGCGAGCACTTCACCCAGCCCGGCCACACGATCCCCTTCGAGGACATGCGGGAGCGCATGCTCTTCTCGGAGGCGCTGGACACCGTCCGGCTGCTGGAGGAGGGCGTCCTGACGTCCGTCGCCGACGCCAACATCGGCTCGATCTTCGGCATCGGCTTCCCCGGCTGGACGGGTGGCGTCCTGCAGTACATCAACGGCTACGAGGGAGGCCTGCCCGGCTTCGTGGCCCGCGCGCGGGAGCTGGCCGAGCGCTACGGCGAGCGGTTCACGCCCCCTGCGCTGCTGGTCGAGAAGGCGGAGAAGGGGGAGCGCTTCACCGACTAG
- a CDS encoding acetyl-CoA C-acetyltransferase: MSTEAYVYDAIRTPRGRGKANGALHGTKPIDLVVGLIHEIRDRFPGLDPAAVDDIVLGVVGPVGDQGSDIARIAAIAAGLPDTVAGVQENRFCASGLEAVNLAAAKVRSGWEDLVLAGGVESMSRVPMASDGGAWFNDPMTNLAVDFVPQGIGADLIATIEGFSRRDVDEYAALSQERAATAWKEGRFERSVVPVKDRNGLVVLDHDEHMRPGTTADSLAKLKPSFADIGDLGGFDAVALQKYHWVEKIDHVHHAGNSSGIVDGAALVAIGSREVGERYGLTPRARIVSAAVSGSEPTIMLTGPAPATRKALAKAGLTIDDIDLVEINEAFAAVVLRFVKDMGLSLDKVNVNGGAIALGHPLGATGAMILGTLVDELERQDKRYGLATLCVGGGMGIATVVERL; the protein is encoded by the coding sequence GTGAGCACCGAAGCGTACGTGTACGACGCGATCCGCACCCCGCGCGGACGCGGCAAGGCGAACGGCGCCCTGCACGGCACGAAGCCCATCGACCTCGTGGTCGGACTGATCCACGAGATCCGCGACCGCTTCCCCGGCCTGGACCCGGCGGCCGTCGACGACATCGTCCTCGGCGTCGTCGGCCCGGTCGGGGACCAGGGCTCCGACATCGCGCGGATCGCCGCCATCGCCGCCGGCCTGCCCGACACGGTCGCCGGCGTGCAGGAGAACCGCTTCTGTGCGTCCGGCCTGGAAGCCGTCAACCTGGCGGCCGCCAAGGTGCGTTCCGGCTGGGAGGACCTGGTCCTGGCCGGCGGCGTCGAGTCGATGTCCCGGGTGCCGATGGCCTCCGACGGCGGCGCCTGGTTCAACGACCCGATGACCAACCTCGCGGTCGACTTCGTGCCGCAGGGCATCGGCGCCGACCTGATCGCCACCATCGAGGGCTTCTCCCGCCGCGACGTCGACGAGTACGCGGCCCTGTCGCAGGAGCGCGCGGCCACCGCGTGGAAGGAGGGCCGCTTCGAGCGGTCCGTCGTCCCCGTGAAGGACCGCAACGGACTCGTCGTCCTCGACCACGACGAGCACATGCGCCCCGGCACCACCGCCGACTCCCTCGCCAAGCTCAAGCCGTCCTTCGCGGACATCGGCGACCTGGGCGGCTTCGACGCCGTGGCGCTGCAGAAGTACCACTGGGTGGAGAAGATCGACCACGTCCACCACGCGGGCAACTCCTCCGGCATCGTCGACGGCGCCGCCCTCGTCGCCATCGGCTCCAGGGAGGTCGGCGAGCGCTACGGCCTCACCCCGCGCGCGCGGATCGTCTCCGCCGCCGTCTCCGGCTCCGAGCCCACCATCATGCTCACCGGACCCGCCCCCGCCACCCGCAAGGCGCTCGCCAAGGCCGGCCTGACCATCGACGACATCGACCTGGTCGAGATCAACGAGGCGTTCGCGGCGGTCGTGCTGCGCTTCGTGAAGGACATGGGCCTGTCCCTGGACAAGGTCAACGTCAACGGCGGCGCCATCGCCCTCGGCCACCCCCTCGGCGCCACCGGCGCGATGATCCTCGGCACCCTGGTGGACGAACTGGAGCGCCAGGACAAGCGGTACGGCCTGGCCACCCTCTGCGTCGGCGGCGGCATGGGCATCGCCACCGTCGTCGAGCGCCTGTGA
- a CDS encoding MmcQ/YjbR family DNA-binding protein, with amino-acid sequence MAVAASALKKWEKVREFALALPGAAEEFPWGESVAKVSGKVFVFLGVDDGSHPLGVTVKLTDGTVHAHALTAPDAEPAGYGLGKAGWVSVPLEPKGAPPAELLCDWVEESYRAVAPKRLIADLDAR; translated from the coding sequence ATGGCGGTGGCCGCGAGCGCCCTGAAGAAGTGGGAGAAAGTGCGCGAGTTCGCCCTCGCCCTGCCGGGCGCCGCCGAGGAGTTCCCGTGGGGTGAGTCCGTCGCCAAGGTCAGCGGGAAGGTGTTCGTCTTCCTCGGCGTGGACGACGGCAGCCATCCCCTGGGCGTCACCGTCAAGCTGACCGACGGCACCGTCCACGCGCACGCCCTGACCGCCCCGGACGCCGAACCCGCCGGATACGGCCTCGGCAAGGCCGGCTGGGTCAGCGTCCCGCTGGAGCCCAAGGGGGCGCCCCCGGCGGAGCTGCTGTGCGACTGGGTCGAGGAGAGCTACCGCGCGGTCGCCCCCAAGCGCCTGATAGCGGACCTCGACGCACGCTGA
- a CDS encoding MerR family transcriptional regulator — translation MTSHAEEPPLTVDELAARAGVTVRTVRFYSTRGLLPPPVIGPRRVGHYGREHLARLALIEELQHQGMTLAGIERYLQQLPPDLSPQDLAIHRAVVASWAPDTVETVSRAELEKRAGRALGDDEVDRLVAMDVVRPDGDGYRVDLGLLRLGVRLLDVPMSQEAILAARAVLIEHSRAAARELSRLLRGEVSERDERDVRSLSAHIQPLVVQALLTTFQRSLREELGEWLTRPGAR, via the coding sequence ATGACAAGCCATGCCGAGGAGCCGCCCCTCACCGTCGACGAGCTGGCCGCGCGGGCCGGTGTCACGGTGCGCACGGTGCGCTTCTACAGCACCCGGGGCCTGCTGCCCCCGCCGGTCATCGGCCCGCGCCGGGTGGGGCACTACGGCCGTGAGCACCTGGCCCGCCTGGCGCTCATCGAGGAGCTGCAGCACCAGGGCATGACCCTCGCGGGGATCGAGCGCTACCTCCAGCAGCTGCCGCCGGACCTCAGCCCGCAGGACCTGGCGATCCACCGCGCGGTGGTGGCCTCCTGGGCGCCGGACACCGTGGAGACGGTGAGCCGGGCGGAGCTGGAGAAGCGGGCCGGGCGGGCGCTGGGCGACGACGAGGTGGATCGCCTGGTGGCCATGGACGTCGTCCGGCCGGACGGCGACGGCTACCGCGTGGACCTGGGCCTGCTGCGGCTCGGGGTGCGGCTGCTGGACGTACCGATGTCGCAGGAGGCCATCCTGGCGGCCCGCGCGGTCCTCATCGAGCACTCGCGGGCCGCGGCCCGTGAGCTGTCCCGGCTGCTGCGGGGCGAGGTGTCGGAGCGCGACGAGCGGGACGTGCGGTCGCTGTCGGCGCACATCCAGCCGCTGGTCGTGCAGGCGCTGCTGACGACCTTCCAGCGCTCGCTGCGGGAGGAGCTGGGCGAGTGGCTCACCCGGCCGGGCGCGAGGTGA
- a CDS encoding amino acid permease: MSKDAVETAPVAAHPEATQAPADAGDAGYSKDLKARHVNMIAIGGAIGTGLFLGAGGRLHNAGPALALAYLVCGIFAFFVVRALGELVLYRPSSGSFVSYAREFLGEKGAYVAGWMYFLNWSTTGIADITAIALYTHYWSAFTDIPQWVLALIALAVVLAVNLISVKIFGEMEFWFAIIKVATLVAFMFVGVFLLATQHEVGGQTPGLHVITDNGGVFPHGLMPVVLVMQGVIFAYAALELVGVAAGETAEPEKIVPRAVNSIMWRVGLFYVGSVVLLALLLPGSVYSANESPFVTVLSKIGVPAAGDVMNLVVLTAAMSSLNSGLYSTGRILRSMAMAGSAPKFTARMNRSQVPYGGILLTCAVCVLGVALNFVMPHQAFEIVLNVASLGIISTWVIIMICHLIFVRRAKAGLVQRPSFRLPGSPVTEIATITFLLVCLGMMGNDPEVGRWTLLLVPFIALALVAGWFGVRRRVSETADQELAKLTK, translated from the coding sequence GTGAGCAAGGACGCCGTGGAAACGGCACCGGTCGCCGCACACCCCGAGGCGACCCAGGCGCCCGCGGACGCGGGCGACGCCGGTTACAGCAAGGACCTCAAGGCCCGCCACGTCAACATGATCGCCATCGGCGGCGCGATCGGCACCGGACTCTTCCTCGGCGCCGGCGGCCGCCTGCACAACGCGGGCCCCGCGCTCGCGCTGGCCTATCTGGTCTGCGGCATCTTCGCCTTCTTCGTCGTCCGGGCCCTCGGCGAGCTGGTCCTGTACCGGCCGTCCTCGGGCTCGTTCGTGTCGTACGCGCGCGAGTTCCTCGGCGAGAAGGGCGCGTACGTCGCCGGCTGGATGTACTTCCTGAACTGGTCGACGACCGGTATCGCCGACATCACCGCGATCGCGCTCTACACGCACTACTGGAGCGCCTTCACCGACATCCCGCAGTGGGTGCTCGCCCTGATCGCGCTCGCCGTGGTCCTCGCGGTGAACCTGATCTCCGTGAAGATCTTCGGCGAGATGGAGTTCTGGTTCGCGATCATCAAGGTCGCGACGCTCGTCGCCTTCATGTTCGTCGGCGTCTTCCTGCTGGCCACCCAGCACGAGGTCGGCGGCCAGACGCCCGGCCTGCACGTGATCACCGACAACGGCGGCGTCTTCCCGCACGGCCTGATGCCCGTCGTCCTCGTCATGCAGGGCGTGATCTTCGCCTACGCCGCGCTGGAGCTGGTCGGTGTCGCCGCGGGCGAGACCGCCGAGCCGGAGAAGATCGTCCCCCGCGCGGTCAACTCGATCATGTGGCGGGTCGGCCTCTTCTACGTCGGCTCGGTCGTCCTCCTGGCCCTGCTGCTGCCCGGCTCCGTGTACTCCGCGAACGAGAGTCCCTTCGTCACCGTCCTGTCGAAGATCGGCGTCCCGGCCGCGGGCGACGTGATGAACCTGGTGGTCCTCACCGCCGCCATGTCCTCGCTGAACTCCGGCCTGTACTCCACCGGCCGCATCCTGCGTTCCATGGCCATGGCGGGCTCCGCGCCGAAGTTCACCGCCCGGATGAACCGCAGCCAGGTGCCCTACGGCGGCATCCTGCTGACCTGCGCGGTCTGCGTGCTCGGCGTCGCCCTGAACTTCGTCATGCCCCACCAGGCCTTCGAGATCGTGCTGAACGTCGCCTCGCTCGGCATCATCTCCACCTGGGTGATCATCATGATCTGTCACCTGATCTTCGTCCGCCGGGCCAAGGCGGGCCTGGTGCAGCGACCGTCTTTCCGGCTCCCCGGCAGCCCGGTCACCGAGATCGCCACGATCACCTTCCTGCTGGTCTGCCTCGGCATGATGGGCAACGACCCGGAGGTCGGCCGCTGGACCCTCCTCCTCGTCCCGTTCATCGCCCTCGCCCTGGTCGCCGGCTGGTTCGGCGTCCGCCGCCGCGTCTCCGAGACCGCGGACCAGGAGCTGGCCAAGCTCACGAAGTAG
- a CDS encoding PfkB family carbohydrate kinase, giving the protein MSRDTDVLVLGGAGVDTIVHVPQLPLPYADSYQIHDGIRTRAGQTGDFLSLGLTALGLRTHHLDFLGDDPEGDLVRALHRDHGIALTAIPQPAGTKRAVNLVGPDGRRLSLYDSSRARPDDRLPEATVRDLAARSRHVHVSITQPCVHALPVLRGTGVTISTDLHDWDGENPYHEPFALAADIVFVSAARLTDVEGTLRRITERGRARAVVATAGAEGAHLLADGELSHVPPVTPPAPVVDSNGAGDAFAAAFLFGFLRGEPPRRCARYGAIAGAHACTVPSTRVDAIAREDLLRRAAEPDPSVTVAGP; this is encoded by the coding sequence TTGAGCCGCGACACCGATGTACTCGTGCTGGGCGGGGCGGGCGTGGACACCATCGTCCACGTACCGCAGCTGCCGCTGCCGTACGCCGACAGCTACCAGATCCACGACGGCATCCGCACCCGCGCGGGCCAGACCGGCGACTTCCTGTCCCTCGGCCTGACCGCCCTGGGCCTGCGCACCCACCACCTGGACTTCCTCGGCGACGACCCCGAGGGCGACCTGGTGAGGGCCCTGCACCGGGACCACGGCATCGCGCTCACCGCGATCCCGCAGCCCGCCGGCACCAAGCGGGCCGTCAACCTGGTCGGCCCGGACGGCCGCCGGCTGTCCCTGTACGACAGCAGCCGCGCCCGGCCCGACGACCGCCTCCCCGAGGCCACGGTCCGGGACCTGGCCGCACGCAGCCGCCACGTCCACGTCTCCATCACCCAGCCGTGCGTCCACGCCCTGCCCGTGCTGCGCGGGACCGGCGTGACGATCTCCACCGACCTGCACGACTGGGACGGCGAGAACCCGTACCACGAGCCGTTCGCGCTCGCCGCGGACATCGTCTTCGTCTCCGCCGCCCGCCTCACCGACGTCGAGGGCACCCTGCGCCGTATCACCGAGCGGGGCCGCGCCCGCGCGGTCGTCGCCACGGCCGGCGCCGAGGGCGCCCACCTGCTCGCCGACGGCGAGCTGAGCCACGTACCGCCGGTGACGCCGCCCGCGCCGGTGGTGGACTCCAACGGCGCGGGCGACGCCTTCGCCGCCGCTTTCCTCTTCGGCTTCCTGCGCGGCGAGCCGCCCCGGCGCTGCGCCCGCTACGGCGCGATCGCGGGCGCCCACGCCTGCACGGTGCCGTCGACGCGGGTCGACGCCATCGCCCGGGAGGACCTGCTGCGGCGAGCGGCCGAACCGGACCCCTCGGTGACGGTCGCCGGCCCGTAG